Proteins encoded within one genomic window of Rhinoderma darwinii isolate aRhiDar2 chromosome 5, aRhiDar2.hap1, whole genome shotgun sequence:
- the HEY1 gene encoding hairy/enhancer-of-split related with YRPW motif protein 1 codes for MKRTHDYSSSDSELDENIEVEKESADENGNLSSPPGSMSPSTTSQILARKRRRGIIEKRRRDRINNSLSELRRLVPSAFEKQGSAKLEKAEILQMTVDHLKMLHTAGGKGYFDAHALAMDYRSLGFRECLAEVARYLSIIEGLDNADPLRVRLVSHLNNYASQREAANSAHTSIGHIPWGGAFGHHPHLSHPLLLAQTPHTNASSTTSSTEPHHQGRHPGSPHADSSTLRVSSNGSLTSVLPVVTPSKLSPPLLSSMASLSAFPFSFGSFHLLSPNALSPTAPAPTGKPYRPWGTEIGAF; via the exons ATGAAGAGGACACACGATTACAGCTCCTCGGACAGCGAGCTGGACGAGAATATCGAGGTAGAGAAGGAGAGTGCAGATGAGAATGG GAATCTGAGTTCACCTCCTGGCTCTATGTCTCCATCTACAACTTCCCAGATTTTAGCAAGAAAGAGGCGCCGAGGG ATCATTGAGAAGCGCCGACGGGACAGGATTAATAATAGCTTGTCTGAGCTCCGCAGACTAGTGCCCAGCGCGTTCGAGAAACAG GGTTCAGCGAAACTAGAAAAAGCTGAGATTCTTCAGATGACGGTTGATCATCTCAAGATGCTGCACACTGCAGGGGGTAAAG gctactTTGATGCCCACGCACTTGCAATGGACTATCGTAGTCTGGGTTTTCGAGAATGTCTTGCCGAGGTTGCCCGGTATCTGAGTATAATTGAAGGTTTGGACAATGCTGACCCACTCCGAGTACGACTGGTTTCTCATCTCAACAACTATGCTTCCCAGAGAGAAGCTGCCAACAGTGCCCACACCAGCATTGGACACATACCATGGGGAGGTGCCTTTGGGCACCATCCTCATCTATCTCACCCTCTACTCCTGGCACAGACTCCACATACAAATGCAAGTAGCACAACATCTTCTACAGAACCCCACCACCAGGGCAGACATCCTGGGTCACCACATGCTGATTCTTCTACTCTACGGGTTTCCTCTAATGGGAGCCTGACTTCAGTTCTTCCCGTGGTCACTCCTTCAAAACTCTCTCCTCCACTTCTGTCTTCGATGGCATCCCTCTCCGCATTCCCGTTTTCTTTTGGATCCTTCCACTTATTGTCTCCCAATGCACTGAGCCCAACGGCGCCAGCACCTACAGGCAAACCCTACAGACCCTGGGGGACAGAGATTGGAGCCTTTTAG